In Alteromonas mediterranea DE, a single genomic region encodes these proteins:
- a CDS encoding cbb3-type cytochrome oxidase subunit 3: MDQGIVGSIFTVIVFVSFIGVVWWAFSGRNKKKFDEAANLPFADEEKEKSKED, translated from the coding sequence ATGGATCAAGGAATTGTAGGCAGCATTTTTACTGTCATCGTCTTTGTAAGCTTCATCGGTGTTGTGTGGTGGGCGTTTAGCGGCCGCAACAAGAAGAAATTCGACGAAGCAGCGAACTTACCGTTTGCAGACGAAGAAAAAGAAAAATCAAAAGAAGATTAG
- the ccoO gene encoding cytochrome-c oxidase, cbb3-type subunit II, whose protein sequence is MKNAHELIEKNVGLLTVLILIAISFGAMVQITPLMFQQQTMEPVKGLRPYTALELEGRDIYIREGCVGCHSQMIRPFRAETERYGHYSVAGESVWEHPFLWGSKRTGPDLARVGGRYSDEWHRVHLLNPRNVVPESNMPGFPWLAENTLDGELTAKKMEVFRGFGVPYTDEDIAGAKAAVKGKTEMQALIAYLQSLGTHLK, encoded by the coding sequence ATGAAAAACGCACATGAGTTAATTGAAAAAAATGTCGGTCTGTTAACGGTATTAATTCTTATCGCTATCAGCTTTGGTGCCATGGTGCAAATTACGCCGTTGATGTTTCAACAGCAAACCATGGAACCGGTAAAAGGCTTACGTCCATATACCGCGCTTGAGCTAGAAGGCCGTGACATCTACATTCGTGAAGGCTGTGTAGGTTGTCATAGTCAGATGATCCGTCCATTTCGCGCAGAAACAGAGCGTTATGGTCACTACAGCGTTGCTGGTGAGTCAGTATGGGAGCACCCTTTCCTTTGGGGCTCTAAGCGTACTGGTCCTGACCTTGCACGTGTTGGTGGTCGTTACAGCGATGAATGGCATCGTGTTCACCTGCTTAATCCTCGTAACGTAGTACCAGAGTCGAACATGCCAGGTTTCCCTTGGCTTGCGGAAAACACGCTTGACGGCGAGTTAACAGCTAAAAAAATGGAAGTATTCCGTGGATTTGGTGTTCCGTATACCGACGAAGATATTGCGGGTGCGAAAGCGGCAGTAAAGGGTAAAACGGAAATGCAAGCCCTTATTGCTTATCTACAATCTCTTGGCACACATTTGAAATAA
- a CDS encoding FixH family protein, translated as MNRPWYKEFWPWFLIAVPIITLIMGGVLLNLAISTEDSLVVDDYYKEGKAINARLDKEAIARRMNITTDLTINDGSIALEFHSGIPQDGNAVKLNFYHVTLEERDVSVLLSRDASGIYRGYVEESLDGKWRVSLTPIDDSWKIQNILYLPHAGKMKFNP; from the coding sequence ATGAATAGACCCTGGTATAAAGAGTTTTGGCCCTGGTTTTTAATTGCCGTCCCTATCATTACCCTTATTATGGGTGGTGTACTGTTAAACCTAGCCATTTCCACTGAAGATAGTTTAGTGGTCGACGATTACTACAAAGAAGGGAAAGCGATTAATGCGCGCTTGGATAAAGAAGCCATAGCCCGTCGCATGAATATCACTACCGACTTAACCATTAATGATGGAAGTATTGCCCTTGAGTTTCACTCTGGCATTCCACAAGACGGCAATGCGGTGAAACTTAACTTCTATCATGTAACGCTTGAAGAGCGTGATGTCAGCGTACTACTTAGCCGCGATGCTAGTGGTATCTACCGAGGGTATGTTGAAGAAAGCCTCGACGGCAAGTGGCGGGTCTCACTTACGCCTATTGACGATAGCTGGAAAATTCAAAATATCCTCTACCTTCCCCACGCTGGCAAAATGAAATTCAATCCATAA